In a single window of the Elaeis guineensis isolate ETL-2024a chromosome 8, EG11, whole genome shotgun sequence genome:
- the LOC105049443 gene encoding fructose-1,6-bisphosphatase, cytosolic, which produces MTTKPEQRGEATWRGSFDRSADRPISLLVLISSALLSYKRGSNISSSPQAREKQRIMDHAADAHRTDLMTITRHVLNEQTKHAESRGDFTILLSHIVLGCKFVCSAVNKAGLAKLIGLAGETNVQGEEQKKLDVLSHEVFVNALISSGRTCILVSEEDEEATFVDPALRGKYCVVFDPLDGSSNIDCGVSIGTIFGIYMVKDKNEVTINNVLQPGKNMLAAGYCMYGSSCTLVLSTGNGVNGFTLDPSLGEFILTHPNIKIPKKGKIYSVNEGNAKNWDGPTAKFVEKCKFPKDGSSPKSLRYIGSMVADVHRTLLYGGIFLYPADKKSPNGKLRVLYEVFPMSFLMEQAGGQAFTGKQRALDLVPTKIHQRSPIFLGSYDDVEEIKALYAAEESHA; this is translated from the exons ATGACCACGAAGCCGGAGCAACGCGGAGAGGCCACGTGGCGTGGAAGCTTCGATCGCTCAGCGGATAGGCCTATCTCTCTCCTTGTTCTCATATCCTCTGCTCTCCTTTCTTATAAACGGGGCTCCAACATCTCTTCTTCGCCGCAAGCGAGAGAGAAGCAGAGAATCATGGATCACGCGGCGGATGCGCATCGGACGGATCTGATGACGATAACGCGGCACGTGCTGAACGAGCAGACGAAGCATGCGGAGTCGCGGGGGGACTTCACCATCCTCCTCAGCCACATCGTCCTCGGCTGCAAGTTCGTCTGCTCCGCCGTCAACAAg GCTGGCCTTGCTAAGCTCATTGGACTTGCTGGAGAGACGAATGTCCAG GGTGAAGAGCAAAAGAAACTGGATGTGCTTTCACATGAAGTCTTTGTCAATGCTTTGATAAGTAGTGGCCGTACA TGTATTCTTGTTTCAGAAGAGGATGAGGAGGCAACATTTGTGGATCCAGCACTTCGTGGAAA ATACTGTGTCGTCTTTGATCCACTGGATGGTTCCTCTAACATAGATTGTGGTGTTTCCATTGGAACG ATTTTTGGGATTTACATGGTTAAAGATAAGAATGAAGTGACTATAAATAATGTATTACAACCGGGGAAGAATATGCTCGCAGCTGGTTATTGCATGTATGGAAGTTCTTGCACG CTTGTATTGAGCACTGGAAACGGTGTCAATGGTTTCACACTAGATCCATCTCTTGGAGAGTTCATACTGACTCATCCAAATATAAAG ATACCAAAGAAAGGCAAAATATATTCAGTGAATGAAGGAAATGCCAAAAACTGGGATGGACCTACGGCAAA gTTTGTTGAGAAATGCAAATTTCCTAAGGATGGTTCCTCACCAAAATCTCTGAGATATATTGGAAG CATGGTTGCTGATGTTCATCGTACCCTTCTTTATGGAGGCATCTTTTTGTATCCTGCAGATAAGAAGAGTCCAAATGGAAAACTACG TGTTCTCTATGAAGTGTTCCCTATGTCATTCTTGATGGAACAAGCTGGTGGTCAAGCTTTTACAGGAAAGCAGCGG